The Candidatus Nomurabacteria bacterium genomic sequence TGCGCGGTTAATGGTATAGCCCTTGCTGTCATAATCAATAATCTTTTTGCGTTTAAGACGACCCAGCTCTACTGTGGTTGTTTCTCGGGTGAGCCCCATTAGGCTACCGAGAGTCGTGTGAGTTAGCCGTAGGTTGACGCGATAGACGCCTGGCGCTGTCTGCTTGCCATAACGGAACATTAGGTAGTACATCATCAAAAGTAGCTTTTCTGCAGCGCGTGACTGCTCTAAAGCGGTCACCTGCATAATCAGGCCCGTATAACCAGTCGCGAAATAATCGAACATGTATTGTTTTACCTCGGGATTTTTTTCCATGAGGTCGAGCAACACGGGTTTTTCAACAGTGAGTACTTCGGAATCTTCCATGGCTTCATAGTAAAAAAGCGTGCTTGAGGTTTTGCCGAATAGCCACGACGCAGGAAATACATCACCCTTGGTTCGGAAACCGGCGATTTGTTCCTCGCCAAAGTTACCAAGGCGATACACTTTGAAGACTCCAGAGAGTACGATATAGACCTGCCTAGGAACCTCGCCCTGATAAATCAAAATAGAACGTTTCTTTACGGCACGTCTTGTCGATTGGGTTGGAAGAAGGTCTGCTATACTTTCCACACTCTTATACTACCACTTTCAGCGGCTCCTGAATATTGCAGTTGCAAAAGAGTAAGATAAATTACAGCTTCATATTCACTGAAAATGTACGATAGTACGTAGCCTGACGTGAGTCAGTGGAGAATTTAGAAGGAGACGCGATGCGAGCAAATGCAGACCATGACACTGTCGATGATAAGATCCACCATTTTATGGCACGGAAATCTCCACTCAGGACGCTAAGTAAGATGGTTGCCGATCGCCTGGCAGTGGCTCCGATGAGCGCTGGACGTAGCGATGACGGTATGACATACGAAGTGGCAGAGTGGCATCAAAAACGGTCATCATATCCATTACGAAAAGTAATGCTGAAAGTAAAGACGCTCTAAGGGGCGTCTTTTACACATGTACGATTTTAATCATTTTGGCGAACGCTTACCAGGTAGTCAATCATGCGTTCGGCAATATTCATGACATACCCTCGTAGCCGATCAAGACTGTCTTCGACGATGGCTCCTTCGTATGACTGTTTCATTCTCTTTGAACTGAAAATAAGTTGTTCAAGCTCATGATCTTTATCTAGGATTGCATGCGCTTTGTCTATGTCAAAGTGGAGAAGCATCGTTTCGGTATCTTGCAGTAATTGCTCCGCACCTTTTTTGATGGAAGAAAAACTATGAGACAACTGTACGGGCTCGGTTCGGTCGTTTCCTGCTAGCTCGGCAATTTTGACGGCGTGGTCGCCAATACGTTCGATTTGTCCGGCGATGCTGCGATAAAAATCGGCTTTGGCAACGTCGTTATCGATCTTGCCGCCGAGAACTTGTTGGAAGTGACGTTTGATAGCATAGACAATTTTGTTAACTTCGTGGTCGCGTTGTATGATGTCGGTCGCTAATTCTTTGTCGCCGTCTTGCGCAGCAACTAAAGCGTCCTCGAACATGCTACGTACCATCTGAAAGACGCCAATTGTGTTTTCAGGAATCGAAAATGACATTTCGTTGAGCAGAGTGCGAGCAACGATAGTGTCAGATGTTTCTCGTACGATTTCAAACCCGAAAAATAAACGAATTGTCTGTCTGATGATTTGATTTTGTTCGGAAGTAATACGTTTGCTGGCTAGCTCAATACGGTCGGCGCCGGCTATATACGAACCAATCATTTCTCGTTCAATCCAACTACTGCTCTTGCCGTCGAGATCGAAGCGATAAATCAAATCACGCTTGGTTCTTGATGCCGGCTGTATGGTTAATCCGCCTTTAGTCTCGTTAACAAACACCTCGTCTTTGCTACGGAGCGCCCATCGGTCTACCCAGGATTTAGGTAGTGTTAGCGTCAAGCTGCTTCCACCAGTTGCCTGTAATTTTCGTTTCTTCATAATTTATATATATATCAAACTGTTAATTAATGCTACTTATTTGTAATTTTTACAGCGGTAGATAAAAAAGCGTTGACAGCAAGACGACGGCGATATAATTTGTATATATAAATTACATTTAATATATATTTTTCATATATAGGAGGGTGCATGAGTAAAAACACGGGGATGATTTCTGGCGTTATCGCGGTAATCGTAGTAGCGGCTGGGTTACTAGTTTTGACGAACAATAAATCAGACACAGACACAAACAAGAGCAACACGGCAGTAACCGTAACGGGCGCTGGTTCTACGTTTGCCGCTCCGGTTTATGGCCAGCTAGGCAAGGAATACAAAGACAAGAAAAACGTTACTATCAACTATCAGTCGGTCGGTTCTGGTGCTGGTGTAGCGCAATTTATCGCGAACACGGTGAATTTCGGTGGCACTGATGTTGCTCTGAAAGATTCAGAAGTGAGTCAAGCAAAAGTACACGGTGACCCGCTTAATATACCAGTATCGTTTGGTGCAATTACCGTGTCTTATAACTTGCCGGGCGTGAAAAGTGGTCTGAAACTCGATGGCTCGACAGTTGCCGACATATACATGGGTAAGATTACTAAGTGGAACGATTCTGCGATAACTACGTTAAATCCAGGCGTATCTCTACCTGACATGGCAATATCGCCAGTATATCGTTCAGATTCATCAGGTACTACGGCACAACTTACTACATTCCTCGCTGACGAGAGTTCTGATTGGAGCTCACAGATTGGTAGCGACAAAACAGTCAAGTGGCCGGCAGGTACTGGTTCGAAAGGTAATGACGGCGTTGCCGCTACGACGAGCCAAACAGTTGGAGCGCTTGGTTACGTCGAACTGGCATACGCATTGCAAAATAATTTCACCGTTGCTTCGGTCAAAAATAAAATGGGCGAATATGTTGCTCCGTCGCTCGATACTACGTCGAAAGCTGGCGATAACTTACCGAATCTACCCGAAGATTTACGATTCACTTCGATTGATTCACCGGCTGAAGGTGCGTATCCGATTGCATCTCCAACATTCATCGTTACGTATCAGGATGTCTGCAAGGCTGGAGCTGTTAAAAACGCGAACGAGGCTGGGGCTTTGAAAGGCTGGCTGGGTTACATACTGGGCGAAGGCCAGGTAAGTATGAAAAAGTTAGAGTACGCGCCACTAGCACCAAGCTTGCTAAAAAAAGCTCAAGCAAAGGTTGATAGTATGACATGCAACGGTTCTGCGATTCAGGCAAGGTAGCAGAACGTGCCGGTTACCGAGTCAGTGTTTGTCGAACTTCGAACCCGTGTCGCATATGCGACACGGGTTTGGAGCGGCGATATGTTAATTCGCCGTGCTTTGCAATTTGTGGCTGTGGCCATCTTGGTTGTAATCGGTTATTTTTTTGTCCAGTTGATAGCCGCGTCATTGCCCGTGTTTGCCAAGATGAGTGTCGTAGGGTTCGTCTTTGAAAATAACTGGGATGTAGCACACGCGGTGTTCGGCGCCCTGCCACTTGTTGTCGGAACGGTAATTACGTCGGCTATTGCGCTAGTTATAGGCGTTCCTGTTGCAGTTGCGGCAGCACTCTTTATCACCGAGTTAGCTCCGGTGCGGATGCGAGGCGTGCTGGCGCTGCTACTCGACTTGCTGGCTGCCATTCCGTCGGTTATTTACGGTTTATGGGGAGTTTTTATTTTGATTCCCACGTTAAAGCCGGCAGAAGAATGGGTGGCGGCAACATTCCACTACGTGCCGTTTATAGGCGGAACGGTCATTGGTCCGAATTATTTCGTTGCAGGTTTGATACTCGCGATTATGATCGTACCAATTGTATCTGCGATTTCACGTGAGGTATTAGCGACAGTGCCGTTAGCAGAAAAGGAAGCCGCTCTGGCACTTGGCGCCACTCGATGGGAGATGATTCAGCTAGCCGTACTGCCGCATGCAAGGCCTGGTATTGTCAGTGCTTCGATGCTTGGATTGGGCCGTGCGATTGGTGAAACAATCGCCGTCACCTTAGTCATCGGCAACGCTGCAGTCATAGGAGGCAGTCTGTTTTCTCAGGGATATACTTTGGCTGCTGTGATTGCTAATGAATTTGGCGAGGCGGGTGTAGGCACCATACACGCGTCAGCATTGATTGCTGCTGGGCTGATATTGTTTGTCATGACGCTCGTTATAAATGGCGTTGCGCGAGCCGTGGTGTTGCAACGTACACAAAAACACAGTGGCTCCATAGCAGACAGGGTGGTGGCATGAGCGTACTAGGAGTTGTGTCGGCTAGGCGACGTTGGACAAGTCGGATTCTGCACGGTGTGCTCATGACTGGTTTGATAGTAGCACTTACGCCGCTTGTTTTGGTGTTGGCATACGTTCTTGCGCGTGGATTGCCAGCGTTGAATCTGGAATTTTTTACGACTGATCCGACCGGTGCGTTTTTTGGCGACCAAGGAGGTATCCGCAGTGCGATAGTGGGTACACTTGAAATCGTTGGGCTGGCGATGTTGGTTTCCGTGCCAATTGGCATTGCGTTAGCTGTATATTTGAATGAAATTGGACGTCAGTCACGGATGGCTGTTGCTGTCCGATATTGCATCGACGTTATGACTGGTGTGCCGTCGATTGTTTTTGGTCTATTTATCTATACGGTTTTTGTTGTTGGCGGCATGGCTGCTGGCTTTGCCGCATGGAAAGGTGCCGTTGCACTCAGTCTGCTCATGCTGCCCATCGTAACGCGAGCGGGTGAGGTAAGTCTGGCGATGGTGCCAGATACGCTTCGCGAGGCGGCGCTGGCACTTGGTGCACCACGTTGGAAAGTTATTGGATATGTCGTGTTGCCATCTGCATTGCCTGGCATGATGACAGGCGGCTTATTGGCAATCGCGCGAGCGGCTGGCGAAACAGCTCCGCTATTATTTACCGTACTTGGCGCACAGGTGACGACGTTTGCTCTAGACCAGCAAATGAATGCATTGCCGCTACAGATATTTAACGATGTACGTCAACCAAGTAGCGCACTCGTGACTAGAGCGTGGGGTGGGGCGTTGACGCTTATATTATTGATTTTACTCGTAACGATAATTGCGCGCCTTAGCGCCAGGAGGATACGTTTATGATGACGAAAAAAAGTACGAATCAAGTAAAGGGTTTGGCGATGGGTGTTCATAATCTTCAGGCTTACTATGGTAATGCGGAGGCTGTTAAGAGTGTGTCGGTCGACTTTTTGCCAAATCAGATTACTGCGTTAATCGGGCCTTCGGGTTGCGGCAAGTCGACGCTTGTACGTTGTCTGAATAGGATGCACGAGGAGATTCCCGGTACGTTCGTAAAAGGCAGGGTTCTACTTGACGGTCAAGATATTTACGACGATAGGATTGATCCGGTTGCGGTGCGACGGACGGTCGGCATGGTTTTTCAAAAGCCGAACCCGTTTCCGACAATGTCGATTATCGAGAATGTTATGGCTGGGCCGCGCTTGTCTGGCGGTAATTCAGAAGATCTACGTAATCGGGCAGAGCGAGCATTAAAAGACGCTGGTTTGTGGGAAGAGGTTAAGCATAAATTGAACCGCCCAGCATCTGGCTTGTCTGGCGGTCAACAGCAACGTTTGTGTATTGCTCGCGCAATTGCACTTGAGCCAGAAGTGCTGCTGATGGATGAGCCATGTTCGGCGCTTGACCCAGTGTCAACGCGGCGTGTCGAAGAATTAATCATGAAGCTCAAAAATCGTTTCACGGTTGTGTTGGTGACGCACAATTTACAGCAGGCAGTGAGGGTAGCAGATCGGACGGCGTTTATGTTAGACGGTGAACTTATAGAAATTGCGCCTACTAAAAAACTTTTCGAAAAACCCAAAGATTACCGTACAAAGGAGTATGTGACCGGACGTTTCGGCTGATAAAATTCAATTCATACTTGACATACTTTTCATACTTTTGCTAATCTTGCTTGGAAAGGCAAGACTCTTTATGCACCCAAGCAACAAGAAACTATATGGCACGGCAACAATTGGCAGTAAAGGCCAAGTCGTCATACCAGCTGAGGCTCGCGAAGAGTTGAATTTGCGACCAGGTGACCGACTTTATGTCGTGAGTGCCGGTGCGGGTGGCGTCGTTTTCCTGAAAGAGGAAATGTTGGAAAACATCGTCGACCAAATGTCGCAACAGGTAGAGGGTTTCCGCGAGTACAAGAAGTACGGACGTAAAGAAAAATAACAAAACGGTAAAGTGGAGAACGTATGCACCATCATTTAGAGCTGCGCACAAAAGTGATCATTATGCTGTCTGTCATGGCCAGCATGTTTTTGGTAGCGCTAGACCAAACAATCATTTCGACGGCGCTTGGCAAGATCGTCGAAGAATTTAACGCGTTTGATTCACTTAGTTGGATCGTGACGGCATATCTACTGACAACGACCATAACGGTTCCGATCGCTGGTAAAATGTCTGACTTGTTCGGTCGTCGGACTGTGCTGCTAATAGGTGTGGCTGTATTTGCCACCGGGTCGCTAATGTCAGGTATGGCAGGTAGTGTCGAGCAGCTCGTTGTGTGGCGAGCGTTCCAGGGTATCGGCGGCGGTATCATTACTGCGAATGCCTTTACTATCATCGGCGACTTGTTTGCAGCTCGCGAGCGTGGCCGATGGCAGGGTATGATTGGCGCGGTATTTGGTTTGTCGTCACTTGTAGGGCCGCTGCTTGGAGGTTGGTTAACTGATCCGCACAATATACTTGGTCTGACGACTAACTGGCGCTGGACACTGTGGATAAATGTACCGATAGGTATTGCGGCGTTCGCCATTATCGCAATCTTTTGTCCGCCATTGAAGCGCGACAAGAAGCCAGTCGTTGATTATGCCGGAGCGGCCCTGTTGACTATTGCCTTGGGTACATTAGTACTTGCAGTTGATAACACGGATCAGATATTTAAGGGTCTGCTGGACAATACGAGCCTAACTCTCGTTAGTCTGCGTGTAATCATGTACTCTATCGTTGCCGTTTCTGTAGCTGCATTTGTGATGGTTGAGCGACGAGCGAAAGAGCCGATTCTTCCGCTTCGATTCTTCCGTAATCGTAATTACGTGTTAATTATGGGTATCGCTACATTGTTTGGCGCAGGATTCTTGGGATCGATCCTGTACCTTACACAGTTTAATCAGCAGGTATTTGGCGCTTCGGCAACACAATCTGGTTTGATGTTGTTGCCAATGGTAGTTGGACTTATGATTACGGCTATCACGTCGGGTCAGCTTATATCACGAACTGGTAAATACAAGATATTTATGCAGGCCGGTATCGTATTAGCAACGGTGATGGTGGCTATGTTGACAACACTGACGCCAGATACCAAGTATGTCTACGAAGGGTTCCTGATGCTTCTGCTGGGTGCCGGACTTGGTGTTGTGATGCCAGTCATGAGCCTTGCGGTTCAAAACGAATTTGAGCAACACGACCTTGGTGTCGCGACAAGCTCTAGTCAATTGTTCCGTAGTCTTGGATCAACAATCGGAATTGCGATCTTTGGCGCATTACTGACCGCAGGATTAACGAACAGCCTTATTGGTATTCAGGATGACGCTTACCTTCAGGCTCTCAAGAAGAATCCAGAGGCAAGTAAGATTGGTAACTTTAATGACTCTAATACACTTCTGACACTTAATATGCCTGATCTGAAAAACAAGATTACAGACGGCTTTAACGCGGGAATAAATAGTCAACCAAACTTGCCAGCACCAGTTAAGCAACAGGCGACAGAGAACTTTAAAAAAGAGCAGGCAGCGTATAGCGACAAGATCATAACTGCCTTTAGTGACAGTTTGCGCCGGCTATTCTTGGTATCGG encodes the following:
- a CDS encoding Crp/Fnr family transcriptional regulator; protein product: MESIADLLPTQSTRRAVKKRSILIYQGEVPRQVYIVLSGVFKVYRLGNFGEEQIAGFRTKGDVFPASWLFGKTSSTLFYYEAMEDSEVLTVEKPVLLDLMEKNPEVKQYMFDYFATGYTGLIMQVTALEQSRAAEKLLLMMYYLMFRYGKQTAPGVYRVNLRLTHTTLGSLMGLTRETTTVELGRLKRKKIIDYDSKGYTINRAELERRLGDESFRGLRLQS
- a CDS encoding phosphate uptake regulator PhoU, yielding MKKRKLQATGGSSLTLTLPKSWVDRWALRSKDEVFVNETKGGLTIQPASRTKRDLIYRFDLDGKSSSWIEREMIGSYIAGADRIELASKRITSEQNQIIRQTIRLFFGFEIVRETSDTIVARTLLNEMSFSIPENTIGVFQMVRSMFEDALVAAQDGDKELATDIIQRDHEVNKIVYAIKRHFQQVLGGKIDNDVAKADFYRSIAGQIERIGDHAVKIAELAGNDRTEPVQLSHSFSSIKKGAEQLLQDTETMLLHFDIDKAHAILDKDHELEQLIFSSKRMKQSYEGAIVEDSLDRLRGYVMNIAERMIDYLVSVRQND
- the pstS gene encoding phosphate ABC transporter substrate-binding protein PstS, which gives rise to MSKNTGMISGVIAVIVVAAGLLVLTNNKSDTDTNKSNTAVTVTGAGSTFAAPVYGQLGKEYKDKKNVTINYQSVGSGAGVAQFIANTVNFGGTDVALKDSEVSQAKVHGDPLNIPVSFGAITVSYNLPGVKSGLKLDGSTVADIYMGKITKWNDSAITTLNPGVSLPDMAISPVYRSDSSGTTAQLTTFLADESSDWSSQIGSDKTVKWPAGTGSKGNDGVAATTSQTVGALGYVELAYALQNNFTVASVKNKMGEYVAPSLDTTSKAGDNLPNLPEDLRFTSIDSPAEGAYPIASPTFIVTYQDVCKAGAVKNANEAGALKGWLGYILGEGQVSMKKLEYAPLAPSLLKKAQAKVDSMTCNGSAIQAR
- the pstC gene encoding phosphate ABC transporter permease subunit PstC — translated: MLIRRALQFVAVAILVVIGYFFVQLIAASLPVFAKMSVVGFVFENNWDVAHAVFGALPLVVGTVITSAIALVIGVPVAVAAALFITELAPVRMRGVLALLLDLLAAIPSVIYGLWGVFILIPTLKPAEEWVAATFHYVPFIGGTVIGPNYFVAGLILAIMIVPIVSAISREVLATVPLAEKEAALALGATRWEMIQLAVLPHARPGIVSASMLGLGRAIGETIAVTLVIGNAAVIGGSLFSQGYTLAAVIANEFGEAGVGTIHASALIAAGLILFVMTLVINGVARAVVLQRTQKHSGSIADRVVA
- the pstA gene encoding phosphate ABC transporter permease PstA; the protein is MSVLGVVSARRRWTSRILHGVLMTGLIVALTPLVLVLAYVLARGLPALNLEFFTTDPTGAFFGDQGGIRSAIVGTLEIVGLAMLVSVPIGIALAVYLNEIGRQSRMAVAVRYCIDVMTGVPSIVFGLFIYTVFVVGGMAAGFAAWKGAVALSLLMLPIVTRAGEVSLAMVPDTLREAALALGAPRWKVIGYVVLPSALPGMMTGGLLAIARAAGETAPLLFTVLGAQVTTFALDQQMNALPLQIFNDVRQPSSALVTRAWGGALTLILLILLVTIIARLSARRIRL
- the pstB gene encoding phosphate ABC transporter ATP-binding protein, translated to MGVHNLQAYYGNAEAVKSVSVDFLPNQITALIGPSGCGKSTLVRCLNRMHEEIPGTFVKGRVLLDGQDIYDDRIDPVAVRRTVGMVFQKPNPFPTMSIIENVMAGPRLSGGNSEDLRNRAERALKDAGLWEEVKHKLNRPASGLSGGQQQRLCIARAIALEPEVLLMDEPCSALDPVSTRRVEELIMKLKNRFTVVLVTHNLQQAVRVADRTAFMLDGELIEIAPTKKLFEKPKDYRTKEYVTGRFG
- a CDS encoding AbrB/MazE/SpoVT family DNA-binding domain-containing protein, producing MHPSNKKLYGTATIGSKGQVVIPAEAREELNLRPGDRLYVVSAGAGGVVFLKEEMLENIVDQMSQQVEGFREYKKYGRKEK
- a CDS encoding MFS transporter is translated as MHHHLELRTKVIIMLSVMASMFLVALDQTIISTALGKIVEEFNAFDSLSWIVTAYLLTTTITVPIAGKMSDLFGRRTVLLIGVAVFATGSLMSGMAGSVEQLVVWRAFQGIGGGIITANAFTIIGDLFAARERGRWQGMIGAVFGLSSLVGPLLGGWLTDPHNILGLTTNWRWTLWINVPIGIAAFAIIAIFCPPLKRDKKPVVDYAGAALLTIALGTLVLAVDNTDQIFKGLLDNTSLTLVSLRVIMYSIVAVSVAAFVMVERRAKEPILPLRFFRNRNYVLIMGIATLFGAGFLGSILYLTQFNQQVFGASATQSGLMLLPMVVGLMITAITSGQLISRTGKYKIFMQAGIVLATVMVAMLTTLTPDTKYVYEGFLMLLLGAGLGVVMPVMSLAVQNEFEQHDLGVATSSSQLFRSLGSTIGIAIFGALLTAGLTNSLIGIQDDAYLQALKKNPEASKIGNFNDSNTLLTLNMPDLKNKITDGFNAGINSQPNLPAPVKQQATENFKKEQAAYSDKIITAFSDSLRRLFLVSALLMFVATILVFMIKEKELKAASPDQAPGVA